Genomic DNA from Cydia fagiglandana chromosome 3, ilCydFagi1.1, whole genome shotgun sequence:
ggagtgttgctgtcacgctttttcctactattactcacacatgcaaacagtgtttccgtgatccttgtagtagacaatttcacacaacgtaagtatgttgcaatagcgtaacggtatgttcgtggaaatacgtgcaagaggattggggttcaagactggtgcgagtaggtaatttctttttgtttctcctttgtgttatcttacctttaaaccagcaattattagatatataattatttatttatatatttggatggtatcagaaacggctctaacgatttcgatgaaatttgctataaggggtttgatctcttagctaggtctatgagaaaacgcgcatttttgagtttttatgttttgtaagctttggtcggtctcccagatattcaatctccgcttggcaactaatcccagaattggcatgcgcactagtttttacgaaagcgactacctgaccttccaacccagagagtaaacttatttggattagtccggtttcctcacattgttttctttcaccgaaaaataggtatcggtgtataaataggtaggtatcaaatgctatttcgtacaaaagttcgaaaaatcattggtacgagccggggttagaacccgcgacctccgaattgctttccgctaggccagcagcgcttcccccacatactcagtgttatcaggtttttagggttccgtacccaaagggtaaaacgggaccctattactaagacttcgctgtccgtccgtccgtccgtccgtccgtctgtcaccaggctgtatctcacgaaccgtgatagctagacagttgaaattttcacagatgatgtatttctgttgccgctataacaacaaatactaaaaacagaataaaataaagatttaaatggggctcccatacaacaaacgtgatttctgaccaaagttaagcaacgtcgggaggggtcagtacttggatgggtgaccgttttctttttgcttttttttgtttttttttttgcattatggtacggaacccttcgtgcgcaagtccgactcgcacttgcccggttttttaaaaatcaaaaacgattacttatgaaagcagaagaatataaatgatcgtattagatttaaaattgttacatatttgccgtaacttattttttaaaatgtgtttttcaattaaaagacacgtcaagattgtttaccttatttctaatgctaaaaaaaacaaactatagtaataattgtgtttttcattcatagacaaaatccattatttttaaccacaggaaattttatacacttctttttagggttccgtacccaaagggtaaaacgggaccctattactaagacttcgctgtccgtccgtccgtccgtccgtccgtccgtccgtccgtctgtcaccaggctgtatctcacgatccgtaatagctagacagttgaaattttcacagatgatgtatttttgttgccgctataacaacaaatactaaaatcagaataaaataaagatttgaatggtgctcccatacaacaaacgtgatttttgaccaaggttaagcaacgtcgggagtcgtcagtacttggatgggtgaccgtttttttttttgcttttttttgtttgttttttttttgcattatggcacggaacccttcgtgcgcgagtccgactcgcacttgcccggtttttattgcagtgaggatgtcctgattgtaaaaatcagagagattaggtagagtataatttctaattatctttgtaaaaataaaagaatacgtgtagcccatacttaataatcgatgtatgataataagaaaaaataattaaaaataaaaaaacaatacgaaatttaggtgtaacaaaaatacaaaaagttatgttccagcatacaatgactggggatcgaaccgggaatcttccgtttgcaagcaaaaaagcgactgtttgcataacacgccatgatagttcttagctaagctgacgaacttctcgcttaggtcaattaactacctgtcaaatatcagtgtcaacaaaactgcactaaacatgacggcactccaaattcgagtcgtggtcagcccggcaacgtcggaaatggtatggcaacgtcgcaaatgtatctgtacacggcatttgtgacacacacatacgtaaaattgatgaaaatttaactatgatttttgcatgatttctgtatgaaacattgttttcctgttaatttcgcgcaaacgaatattcgaaagaagataaatgcggaaatatttgtgtactaatagtgtgtagttacttaatgagctttgattgaattttgtatgaaaagcgaaccaccttaagtatAAGTTGATACATTTCCTACTAAACGCAATCACGCAACTAGCAAATGTGTGTAAATCGAGCCTTACAGGTATACAAATAGAGAAGCCAAAAGAAGTAAACAAAATAGTTTCCATAAAATCTACCTTGAAATAAAGGTAAATAGCGTCATACATTCATATTGCGTGATTCCTTACCACGGGAACGTCCGATTCTTTCATTGCTAACGCCATGGCATGCAATAACTGGGGtaatgtttacttttcatacgtTCTTATTGCTTTGCGGTACGTTCATACTgtataatttaaaatgtatCTACCTACAcgtgaatatatttttatataatttttctttttgGATGACAATTCTCGATTTTTATGATGTATTTTTTTGACAAGCCTATATCAAACgcgtacatatatgtataaggtgtattcgggtaataccgaatgtcggacaattccgaaattcagatgaaaatcgccctaaattccatcataataaaagtctcttttcggaattatccgatagttttcgacattcggaattacccgagtaaaccttacttaCTTATTGGGATTGAAACATCATCGCTAAGCTTCGAGTTGTGAATGTATGCGTGTCGTATGTAAACACAGGAATTCGGCGTTTTATGAAATCATAGTTACATATCTTAACGACGCTAGGCACCTATCTGTGAATTCTGCACATGTATGAAATATTTTCTTAGTAGTACTTTGGTGAAAACAAAGTCGCTTCGACTTAGCATCATGTCCAGTGTCATATAGTCCGGTCCATTCGTGGAACTCACAGTCAAATACAGCTTCAGCCGCCTTTGCACTGACATCAGATAGCCAATCCAAACAAACTTTAAAAGGCATACGATTCTATACCTTGTACGGCTTGTACCCAAACCCTTCAGCAAATGGAAATGCAGTCTATTCCCTTCAAGTATGGTTGATTTTCAAATGAAATCTGACACGTGTACAAGTTTGTGTAAATAATTCAGTAGTGTGCCTAGTGTCTACGCAGACTATAATTTAAAGATGTCGACTGTGATGATGTCGTTCTTTATATCTATgttttcatacatacatacacatacaatATACATAGCATATTCATATTAGTTAATGGTTTTAATGTGAATGGTCAGTTTGAAATTTTTATTCAGTTTTGGTATTTTTCCTTTCAATTTCAATAATTCTCGATTGTATATTTACTAAACGTAAATCACAGACGTGAAAAAAAATGAGTCACTGTGGTAAATAAGTTATACTGATTTACCGATACTTTTATATGTCGTCTCACCAGGTTAGTTTTCTAGTTAATGACATCTATAAGATCCAAAATAAGAAGTCCAACAGAAATATGATCACTTGCAAAGAAAAATCCTGAATATGCAACATTTCCACATCGTTGTTTTTGCTGCAAAAATTATGGACCTTCTATTTAAGTAAATGTAGCAATATTCCTTTCATAGCCCCCATTACAACTGAATGCAAAGAAAAATAGCTCTTACGGAAGCTGGCATACGTATCATATTGACTTAGCGATgtacctgaaacaaaaaaagACAAAATTAGCTTGGATGTTGCCACTGAAACAAACGACGGTCTCGGTAAACCAATATTCACAATAAGAGAATGATGCATGTAGATTTATAGATAGGGAAACTTGCACATACTCGTAGGATACAAGAAGTTTGATACAGGAGACCTAAGACTTATCATACTTATTCTCAACtttgatattaatttattattagatACAAGAAGgagtatttatttgtattgtattgtgtcctccttcctcgcgttatcccggcattttgcctcGACTAATGAGAGCCTGCATGGGCTCCGCTTACGTAACATctaagcgactgccatctgaccttccaacccagaagtGAAACAATATAGTAAGGTCCGACCGAGAACACTTTTTTTGTCTCGGCCGAGACCGAGACCGAGACCGAGACAAAATGAAATTCTCGGCCGAGACCGAGACCGAGACCGAGAATTtgagaaaagaaagaaaaaatacgtattttgcaaaaaaaaactgtattttCATAAATACTGACTAAAAACATACAAAACTCTTCTCGGGCCCACTTGCGCTAACCAGGGTTAAAAAATTAAACAGCTAACTTAGGATTCATCACGCCATGTACGAAACTGAAAAGTAAATGCGAGGTTtaccatttatttttttaactctggttggtgcaagtgggtctGATAAAAGACGACGAAAAGACATTAATAATCAAAATTAAATAGTTCTATATTATAGCACAAAAACAATAACTTTTCAGCGTTGTGGCCAGTTAAATTGTGACGCCGCTCGTCGTACAATTGACCAGCCCTGCTAAAAAGCTGTTCGCTAGCCACACTTGTTGGTGGAGCCgacaaaaatttttttgctgCAGGGCGCAGGAGTTGGTAAGGCGATGAATGCCAGTATTCGTAGATATTTGCATTCCTATGCAGCCTTGGCTCTCTCAGATAATTGTCAAGTGACGATTCAAGTGAGTTGTCCGTCATTGGGTCGTCATCAGACTCGATGGAGTCGTGAGCTGCCCACAAACTTGTCTCATTGACGGATCTAACTGAAGTTGACGCTCCACCCTGACGCTCTCCAAGTCCTGCCggtgtacctaattgtaaaactTCAAAAATTTTAGTCTTGGCTCCGTTTACCTCGTTTTCGgtcaaatattttgttttgaatCGGGGATCCAACAATGTTGCACAAATTAAGGGGCTCGATGTTCGTATGAATGAAAAGCGATGATTGAGTGAGCACAACAACTTGCTTTTCATCTCAGCAGCAGCACAATTTTGAAGAGCATCACTTTCATTGTTTTCTATATCTGCTGACATTGCAGTATCTGCCGACGCTACAAACTGACTTTGCCCGCTAGTTGACGCAAGTTTTCCACTTAACATGGCTACTAAAGGTATCACCAAGGAGACACATGATGCATCTGACGACATGTCTAATGTGGCCTCATAAAAACATTCCAATACACTGACAGCATCTTGCATCGTCGTCCATTCTTCGTTATTAATTTCATTGATTGAGCCCCTTTCGACACGGTATAGATTAATCGCATTTTTTTGCTCAATCAACCGTGACAACATTAAGTACGTGCTGTTCCAACGTGTTTCCACGTCTTGGAATAGGGTGTGTTCTGGTAAATTTAAAgttttttggaaagtatttaaatacctccGTGCCTGCTCACTTCTATGAAAGTG
This window encodes:
- the LOC134680512 gene encoding zinc finger BED domain-containing protein 4-like; this encodes MQQLLANPPKAQWPHDHDITKRIDKAIMDYILVDMQPYNTVSGKGFKRLNFADPAGPKKYKLKSEKFFRTQLMPETFEKVKTKVVNLLCEAEWISFTTDIWSNPTKTCSLLSFTAHFVHNEQRPKVILGASVLENDHTGDYISEKLKEVVEDYNIGSKIHLALRDNAGNMARATRVAEYDSLGCVSHTLQLVIHDAILSVPNIITILKKCRKVVGHFHRSEQARRYLNTFQKTLNLPEHTLFQDVETRWNSTYLMLSRLIEQKNAINLYRVERGSINEINNEEWTTMQDAVSVLECFYEATLDMSSDASCVSLVIPLVAMLSGKLASTSGQSQFVASADTAMSADIENNESDALQNCAAAEMKSKLLCSLNHRFSFIRTSSPLICATLLDPRFKTKYLTENEVNGAKTKIFEVLQLGTPAGLGERQGGASTSVRSVNETSLWAAHDSIESDDDPMTDNSLESSLDNYLREPRLHRNANIYEYWHSSPYQLLRPAAKKFLSAPPTSVASEQLFSRAGQLYDERRHNLTGHNAEKLLFLCYNIELFNFDY